The Diorhabda carinulata isolate Delta chromosome 4, icDioCari1.1, whole genome shotgun sequence genomic interval AATTCGAATTAGTCAATGGTTTATCTAATAGATATTGGGGTTGGGGGTTAGAAGATGACGAATTTTATGTACGCCTAAGAGATGCGCACATAAATATTACAAGACCAGTAAATATTACTACAGGAATAGATGGTACTTTTAGACACGTTCATggtaaagaaagaaaaagggATACAGTGAAATGTTACAATCAACGTGAAGTAACTAGACGTAGGGATCGTCAGACTGGTCTACATGATGTCAATTACACTGTATTGAGTAATATAAACATGGAAATACAAGGAGCTCCGTTAATAGTGATTAATATTCGATTGTTCTGTAATTACAGTGCTACTCCTTGGTGCGATTGCTCTAAATCAACAGAATTTAgtgtaaaacagaaaa includes:
- the LOC130893254 gene encoding xylosylprotein 4-beta-galactosyltransferase isoform X2, with amino-acid sequence MKIHKMSISRVNTLKLSYQYYLMLFLCIMFSFSAILSLYALTNEVRANYDYIAMHDVDLLPLNPQLLYSYPEQPIHLAAPTLHPRYHYEKFIGGILLINKKQFELVNGLSNRYWGWGLEDDEFYVRLRDAHINITRPVNITTGIDGTFRHVHGKERKRDTVKCYNQREVTRRRDRQTGLHDVNYTVLSNINMEIQGAPLIVINIRLFCNYSATPWCDCSKSTEFSVKQKKSSE